In a single window of the Micromonospora sp. WMMD1155 genome:
- a CDS encoding ABC transporter ATP-binding protein: MPVESDGDPAARAAAGTHPVHNLWRLRPYLRPYALEFAWLLVAGLAGTAAGIAVPLVVQRVVDGPVARHEPGGLLQLGGLALLLGVVEAVLIFIRRWVQSSSAVGMEAALRADVYAHLQRLPTSFHDRWQSGQLLSRITSDLSVIRRFLSFGVFFLVLNLTTYVVVVVLLINLHPLLGVLVAASAVPLLLISRRFGRHYHAASRRMQDQQGDVATLVEETAQGLRTMKAYGRGPELATRFAGAARRLHDTGVGKGRLLANTSALLDLVPNVTLGVVLVAGAAAAAAGVLTIGELVAFVSLQLMLIWPVQSLGWIIANGQEAATAADRIQEVLDTPPQIVDRPGALALPRDAVHGRLRFERVAFSYPGATAPVLREIDLTIEPGETLALVGATGCGKSTLLSLVPRLHEVTAGRITLDGHDLRELRLASLRRLVGVAFEEPTLFSMSVRENLTLGRPDAGDHDVRAALALAQADFAYDLPWGLATRVGEQGLSLSGGQRQRLALARAVLGRPAVLVLDDPLSALDVHTEALVEAALRRVLRDSTALLVVHRPSTIALADRVALLEDGRITAIGRHSELLTRVPAYRALLAAEPRAGHPPPSGAAGSSPPASDGWGLVHS, encoded by the coding sequence GTGCCTGTGGAGAGCGACGGCGACCCGGCCGCCCGGGCCGCCGCGGGCACCCACCCCGTGCACAACCTCTGGCGGCTGCGCCCCTACCTGCGCCCGTACGCGCTCGAGTTCGCCTGGCTGCTCGTCGCCGGGCTGGCCGGCACGGCGGCCGGGATCGCCGTACCACTCGTGGTGCAGCGGGTGGTGGACGGCCCGGTGGCCCGGCACGAACCCGGCGGGCTCCTCCAGCTCGGCGGCCTGGCACTACTGCTCGGCGTGGTCGAGGCGGTGCTCATCTTCATCCGCCGGTGGGTGCAGTCCTCCTCGGCGGTCGGCATGGAGGCGGCGCTGCGCGCCGACGTCTACGCCCACCTGCAACGGTTGCCGACGAGCTTCCACGACCGCTGGCAGTCCGGCCAGTTGCTCTCCCGGATCACCAGCGACCTGTCGGTGATCCGTCGGTTCCTCTCCTTCGGCGTGTTCTTCCTGGTGCTCAACCTGACCACCTACGTGGTCGTGGTCGTGCTGCTGATCAATCTGCATCCCCTGCTCGGGGTGCTGGTGGCGGCCAGTGCGGTGCCGCTGCTGCTGATCAGCCGCCGGTTCGGTCGGCACTACCACGCCGCGTCCCGGCGGATGCAGGACCAGCAGGGCGACGTGGCGACCCTGGTCGAGGAGACCGCCCAGGGCCTACGCACCATGAAGGCGTACGGCCGGGGGCCCGAACTGGCCACCCGCTTCGCCGGCGCCGCCCGGCGGCTGCACGACACCGGCGTCGGCAAGGGGCGGCTGCTGGCCAACACGTCGGCGCTGCTCGACCTGGTGCCCAACGTGACCCTGGGCGTGGTGCTGGTGGCCGGGGCGGCCGCCGCCGCGGCGGGCGTCCTCACCATCGGTGAGCTGGTCGCGTTCGTCAGCCTCCAGCTGATGCTCATCTGGCCGGTGCAGTCCCTGGGTTGGATCATCGCCAACGGTCAGGAGGCCGCCACCGCCGCCGACCGGATCCAGGAGGTGCTGGACACCCCACCTCAGATCGTGGACCGCCCCGGCGCGCTCGCGCTGCCCCGCGACGCGGTCCACGGTCGACTCCGCTTCGAACGGGTCGCGTTCAGCTACCCGGGCGCCACCGCACCGGTGCTCCGCGAGATCGACCTGACCATCGAACCGGGCGAGACGCTGGCCCTGGTGGGCGCCACCGGCTGCGGCAAGAGCACCCTGCTGTCCCTGGTGCCCCGGCTGCACGAGGTGACCGCCGGACGGATCACCCTGGACGGGCACGACCTGCGCGAGCTTCGGCTGGCATCGCTGCGCCGGCTGGTCGGCGTGGCGTTCGAGGAGCCCACGCTCTTCTCCATGTCGGTCCGGGAGAACCTCACCCTGGGTCGCCCGGACGCCGGCGACCACGACGTCCGGGCGGCCCTGGCGCTGGCCCAGGCGGACTTCGCGTACGACCTGCCGTGGGGGTTGGCCACCCGCGTGGGCGAGCAGGGGCTGTCCCTCTCCGGCGGGCAACGGCAACGGCTCGCGTTGGCGCGGGCGGTGCTCGGCCGGCCGGCGGTACTGGTGTTGGACGACCCGTTGTCCGCGCTCGACGTGCACACCGAGGCGCTGGTCGAGGCGGCGCTCCGCCGGGTCCTGCGGGACAGCACCGCGCTGCTGGTGGTGCACCGGCCGTCGACCATCGCGCTGGCCGACCGGGTCGCCCTGCTCGAAGACGGGCGGATCACGGCGATCGGGCGGCACTCCGAGTTGCTCACCCGGGTGCCGGCGTACCGGGCGCTGCTCGCCGCCGAGCCGCGCGCCGGGCACCCGCCGCCGTCCGGCGCCGCCGGGTCGAGCCCACCCGCCTCCGACGGCTGGGGGTTGGTGCACTCGTGA
- the valS gene encoding valine--tRNA ligase encodes MTDTARTARAGVPERPTLDGLEERWARRWQEEGTYAFDRSRTAVPGRGAASDAPNGNGRRADVYSIDTPPPTVSGELHMGHVFSYTHTDTVARYQRMRGKAVFYPMGWDDNGLPTERRVQNVYGVRCDPALAYDPVWRPPAAPVDDAARRDPTPISRRNFIELCERLTVTDEQVFEALWRRLGLSVDWSLTYTTIGRIARATSQRAFVRNVLRGEAYQAEAPTLWDVGFATAVAQAELEDRERPGAYHRLRFTAPGGREVLIDTTRPELLPACVALVCHPDDERYADLVGGTARSPLFDVDVPVYAHPLADPGKGTGVAMVCTFGDLTDVTWWRELGLGTRVVMGRDGRLLPEPPAGVPAQPYAALAGQTVNGARREIVSLLADAGDLIGEPRPITHPVKFYERGDRPLEIVSTRQWYLRNGGRDAELRATLLARGGELNWVPAHMKHRYDNWVGGLTGDWLVSRQRFFGVPVPVWYRLDDTGEPDWSHPLTPDESALPVDPSSDPAPGYDESQRGYPGGFIGDPDVLDTWATSSLTPQIVGGWETDPDLFAQIFPMDLRPQGQEIIRTWLFDTVVRSHFEHGVLPWRDTVLSGWILDPDRKKMAKSKGNVVTPSALLEQHGSDAVRYWAASGKPGTDLAFDPAQIKIGRRLATKLLNASKFALRLGAADALRAPYDNLSSARPTPRRDLELPATAALDRAMLAELATVVDTAGAAFDAYDHTAALQATEAFFWRFCDDYIELVKERAYGTDAAADSARAALATALSVQLRLFAPVLPYVTEEIWSWWRYGSVHRAPWPTTHEVARTIEGSGDPALLRLAGDALSQVRRAKSERKLSMRAEVPLAEALGPAALLEQLTLVADDLRAAGRIAKLDLLPDRTPELVIACAF; translated from the coding sequence ATGACCGATACGGCGAGGACGGCCCGCGCCGGCGTTCCCGAGCGTCCCACCCTGGACGGGCTCGAGGAGCGCTGGGCACGCCGCTGGCAGGAGGAGGGCACGTACGCGTTCGACCGCAGCAGGACGGCTGTTCCCGGTCGCGGCGCGGCGTCAGACGCGCCGAACGGGAATGGCCGCAGGGCCGACGTGTACTCCATCGACACGCCTCCGCCGACCGTATCGGGCGAACTCCATATGGGGCACGTCTTCTCGTACACGCACACCGACACCGTGGCGCGTTACCAGCGGATGCGCGGCAAGGCCGTCTTCTACCCGATGGGCTGGGACGACAACGGTCTGCCCACCGAGCGTCGCGTGCAGAACGTCTACGGGGTGCGCTGCGATCCGGCGCTGGCGTACGACCCGGTGTGGCGGCCACCGGCGGCTCCCGTCGACGACGCGGCCCGCCGTGACCCGACCCCGATCTCCCGGCGCAACTTCATCGAGCTGTGCGAACGGCTGACGGTCACCGACGAGCAGGTCTTCGAGGCGCTGTGGCGGCGGCTGGGGCTCTCGGTGGACTGGTCGTTGACGTACACGACGATCGGCCGGATCGCCCGGGCCACCAGCCAGCGGGCGTTCGTGCGCAACGTGCTCCGCGGTGAGGCGTACCAGGCGGAGGCGCCGACGCTGTGGGACGTCGGCTTCGCCACCGCCGTCGCCCAGGCCGAGTTGGAGGACCGGGAGCGTCCCGGCGCCTACCACCGGCTGCGGTTCACCGCACCCGGCGGGCGTGAGGTGCTCATCGACACCACCCGTCCCGAGCTGTTGCCGGCCTGCGTGGCGCTGGTCTGCCACCCGGACGACGAGCGCTACGCCGACCTGGTGGGCGGCACCGCGCGCAGTCCGTTGTTCGACGTCGACGTGCCGGTGTACGCGCACCCGCTCGCCGATCCCGGCAAGGGCACCGGGGTGGCGATGGTCTGCACGTTCGGCGACCTGACCGACGTGACGTGGTGGCGTGAGCTGGGGCTGGGCACGCGGGTGGTGATGGGCCGCGACGGTCGGCTGCTCCCCGAGCCACCGGCGGGGGTGCCGGCGCAGCCGTACGCGGCGCTGGCCGGGCAGACCGTCAACGGCGCCCGCCGGGAGATCGTGAGCCTGCTGGCCGACGCGGGTGACCTGATCGGCGAGCCGCGCCCGATCACCCACCCGGTGAAGTTCTACGAGCGCGGCGACCGGCCACTGGAGATCGTGTCGACTCGACAGTGGTATCTGCGCAACGGTGGCCGGGATGCCGAGCTGCGGGCGACGCTGCTGGCCCGGGGCGGTGAGCTGAACTGGGTGCCGGCGCACATGAAGCACCGCTACGACAACTGGGTGGGCGGCCTGACCGGTGACTGGCTGGTCAGCCGGCAGCGCTTCTTCGGCGTGCCGGTGCCGGTGTGGTACCGGCTCGACGACACTGGCGAGCCGGACTGGTCCCACCCTCTCACGCCGGACGAGTCCGCGCTGCCGGTCGACCCGTCCAGTGATCCGGCGCCCGGCTACGACGAGTCGCAGCGCGGCTATCCGGGTGGCTTCATCGGTGACCCGGACGTGCTGGACACCTGGGCCACCTCCTCGTTGACCCCGCAGATCGTCGGCGGGTGGGAGACGGACCCGGACCTGTTCGCCCAGATCTTCCCGATGGACCTCCGGCCACAGGGGCAGGAGATCATCCGGACCTGGCTGTTCGACACCGTGGTCCGTTCGCACTTCGAGCACGGGGTGCTGCCCTGGCGGGACACCGTGCTCTCGGGGTGGATCCTCGACCCGGACCGGAAGAAGATGGCCAAGTCCAAGGGCAACGTGGTGACGCCGTCGGCGCTGTTGGAGCAGCACGGCTCGGACGCGGTGCGCTACTGGGCGGCCAGCGGCAAACCCGGCACCGACCTGGCCTTCGACCCCGCGCAGATCAAGATCGGTCGGCGGTTGGCGACCAAACTGCTCAACGCCTCCAAGTTCGCGCTCCGGCTGGGCGCGGCGGACGCGCTCCGCGCCCCGTACGACAACCTCAGCTCGGCGCGTCCGACGCCACGCCGCGACCTGGAGCTGCCGGCCACCGCCGCTCTGGACCGGGCGATGCTCGCCGAACTGGCGACCGTGGTCGACACCGCGGGCGCCGCCTTCGACGCGTACGACCACACTGCCGCGTTGCAGGCGACCGAGGCGTTCTTCTGGCGGTTCTGCGACGACTACATCGAGTTGGTCAAGGAACGCGCGTACGGCACCGACGCGGCGGCCGACTCGGCGCGGGCGGCGCTCGCCACGGCGCTCTCGGTGCAGCTACGGCTGTTCGCCCCGGTGCTGCCGTACGTGACCGAGGAGATCTGGTCGTGGTGGCGGTACGGCTCGGTGCACCGGGCGCCGTGGCCGACCACCCACGAGGTGGCCCGGACCATCGAGGGGTCGGGTGACCCGGCGCTGCTGCGGCTGGCCGGTGACGCGTTGAGCCAGGTCCGGCGGGCCAAGTCGGAGCGCAAGCTGTCGATGAGGGCAGAGGTGCCGCTGGCCGAGGCGCTTGGCCCGGCGGCGCTCCTGGAGCAGCTCACCCTGGTCGCCGACGACCTGCGGGCGGCCGGCCGGATCGCCAAACTCGACCTGCTCCCCGACCGCACCCCGGAACTCGTCATCGCCTGCGCGTTCTGA
- a CDS encoding AlkA N-terminal domain-containing protein, producing MEMDFERCYRAVDSRDQRFDGWFYTGVTSTGIYCRPSCPAITPKRQNVRFFPSAAAAQGAGLRACRRCRPDAAPGSPQWDIRADVVGRAMRLIADGVVDRAGVPGLASRLGYTERHLHRMLSAEMGAGPLALARAQRAQTARILIETTDLGMAEIAFAAGFGSVRQFNDTLREVYASAPSDLRAARGRRQAAIGAGTIALRLAYRPPLHAQALLDFLAVRALPGVDEVRDGTYHRGLRLPHGTGEVALTPADGHVAATLRLTDLRDLAPAVARCRRLLDLDADPSAIDATVAADPALAPAVAAEPGVRVPRAVDGFEMAVRAVVGQQVSVRAATKTLTRLLLTHQVDHEVDEANGDRIPGQPHDQPGGAAGMGPLRGFLSAEELLGLPDAAFGMPAARRETLRGLARAVVDGALDLAPGVDREEAVRRLLALPGIGPWTADYLAMRALGDPDILLSTDLAVRRGAAALGLPDTRKTLDGYAERWRPWRSYATIRLWRAA from the coding sequence ATGGAGATGGACTTCGAGCGGTGCTACCGAGCCGTGGACAGCCGTGACCAGCGGTTCGACGGCTGGTTCTACACCGGCGTGACGTCCACCGGCATCTACTGCCGACCGTCCTGCCCAGCGATCACCCCGAAGCGACAGAATGTCCGGTTCTTCCCGTCGGCCGCCGCCGCGCAGGGCGCCGGATTGCGCGCCTGCCGCCGCTGCCGACCGGACGCCGCACCCGGCTCACCGCAGTGGGACATCCGCGCGGACGTGGTCGGCCGGGCGATGCGGTTGATCGCCGACGGGGTGGTCGACCGGGCGGGCGTACCGGGGCTGGCCTCGCGCCTCGGCTACACCGAGCGGCACCTGCACCGGATGCTGAGCGCCGAGATGGGCGCCGGTCCGCTCGCGCTGGCCCGGGCCCAACGAGCGCAGACCGCCCGCATCCTGATCGAGACGACCGACCTCGGGATGGCCGAGATCGCGTTCGCCGCGGGCTTCGGCAGCGTGCGGCAGTTCAACGACACGCTCCGCGAGGTGTACGCGAGCGCACCGTCGGACCTGCGGGCGGCCCGTGGTCGCCGGCAGGCGGCGATCGGGGCGGGGACCATCGCGCTGCGGCTCGCGTACCGCCCGCCGCTGCACGCCCAGGCGCTGCTGGACTTCCTCGCGGTGCGGGCGCTGCCCGGAGTGGACGAGGTTCGCGACGGGACGTACCACCGCGGTCTGCGGTTGCCGCACGGCACCGGCGAGGTGGCGCTGACCCCCGCGGACGGGCACGTGGCGGCGACGTTGCGGCTGACCGACCTGCGCGACCTGGCGCCCGCGGTGGCCCGGTGCCGTCGGCTGCTCGACCTGGACGCGGACCCGAGCGCGATCGACGCGACAGTGGCCGCGGACCCGGCACTCGCTCCGGCGGTCGCCGCCGAACCCGGCGTCCGGGTCCCCCGCGCGGTGGACGGCTTCGAGATGGCCGTGCGCGCCGTCGTCGGCCAACAGGTCTCGGTAAGAGCGGCAACGAAGACCCTCACCCGCCTCCTCCTGACCCACCAGGTCGATCATGAGGTTGACGAGGCCAATGGAGATCGAATTCCGGGCCAACCCCATGATCAACCGGGTGGGGCGGCCGGGATGGGGCCGCTGCGGGGGTTCTTGAGCGCGGAGGAGCTGTTGGGTCTGCCGGACGCGGCGTTCGGGATGCCCGCGGCGCGGCGGGAGACCCTGCGGGGGTTGGCTCGGGCCGTTGTGGACGGGGCTCTGGACCTCGCGCCGGGCGTGGATCGCGAGGAGGCCGTGCGGCGGCTGCTCGCGCTGCCCGGCATCGGCCCGTGGACCGCCGACTACCTGGCCATGCGCGCCCTCGGCGACCCGGACATCCTGCTCAGCACCGACCTCGCGGTCCGGCGCGGCGCCGCCGCGCTCGGCCTGCCCGACACCCGAAAGACCCTCGACGGGTACGCCGAGCGATGGCGTCCCTGGCGGTCCTACGCCACGATCAGACTCTGGAGAGCCGCATGA
- a CDS encoding ABC transporter ATP-binding protein: MTVPTQADPPEEEPELTRWRGTATDPEADRSRAEDTSPEAVARLRGLSRALLADLLRPHRGRLAAAVGLLLVQNAAAMAGPYLVMIGIDRAITPLRAGDAGPLTAVAGAFAVASVTEYAARRGFLTLSSRIGQAVLLELRQRVFGHFLRLSVGFHERYTSGRMVSRLTSDLDSIAELVDGGIDSLVLAGLSILSVAAILLWLDLPLAAVTLFAFPFLFWLSRWFARSSASAYRRTRDAVALVIVHFVESMRGIRAVQAFRREPRNQRIFVALGDDYRRSSLHAFRLIATYSPAIKLIGNVTVAVVLGYGGWRVLGGQTEIGVLAAFLLYLRRFFEPMQELSQFYNSLQSATAALEKLAGVLDERPAVAEPARPTPLPTGPGCGEVTFRAVSFGYRADTPILGGLELTVPAGQTVALIGPTGAGKSTIAKLVARFHDPDTGTVRLDGVDLRDVSDADLRRAVVLVTQENHLFSGTVAENIRFGRPGADDAEVQAAARAIGAHDFIAALPEGYATQVHRRGGRLSAGQRQLVAFARAFLADPTVLILDEATSSLDVPTERLVQQALGTILRDRTALVIAHRLSTVETADRVLVLDDGTVVEDGPPDVLAEADGRYAALHRQWRDSLI, encoded by the coding sequence GTGACAGTGCCGACGCAGGCCGACCCCCCGGAGGAGGAGCCGGAGCTGACCCGCTGGCGGGGCACCGCCACCGACCCGGAGGCCGACCGGAGTCGCGCCGAGGACACCTCACCCGAGGCGGTGGCTCGACTGCGCGGGCTGAGCCGGGCCCTGCTGGCCGACCTGCTGCGCCCGCACCGGGGGCGACTCGCCGCCGCGGTCGGCCTGCTGCTGGTCCAGAACGCCGCGGCGATGGCCGGCCCGTACCTGGTCATGATCGGGATCGACCGGGCGATCACGCCGCTGCGCGCCGGCGACGCGGGCCCGCTGACGGCCGTCGCCGGGGCGTTCGCGGTGGCATCGGTGACCGAGTACGCGGCCCGCCGGGGATTCCTCACCCTCTCCTCGCGGATCGGCCAGGCCGTCCTGCTGGAGCTGCGGCAGCGGGTGTTCGGGCACTTCCTGCGCCTGTCGGTGGGCTTCCACGAGCGGTACACCTCCGGCCGGATGGTCTCCCGGCTCACCAGTGACCTGGACTCCATCGCCGAACTGGTCGACGGCGGCATCGACAGCCTGGTGCTGGCCGGGCTGTCGATCCTGTCGGTGGCCGCCATCCTGCTCTGGCTGGACCTGCCGCTGGCCGCCGTGACGCTCTTCGCCTTCCCGTTCCTGTTCTGGCTCTCCCGCTGGTTCGCCCGGTCGTCGGCCAGCGCGTACCGGCGGACCCGGGACGCGGTCGCGCTCGTCATCGTGCACTTCGTCGAATCCATGCGGGGCATCCGGGCGGTGCAGGCGTTCCGCCGGGAACCGCGCAACCAGCGGATCTTCGTGGCGCTCGGTGACGACTACCGGCGCTCCAGCCTGCACGCGTTCCGGCTGATCGCCACCTACTCGCCCGCGATCAAGCTGATCGGCAACGTGACGGTGGCGGTGGTGCTCGGCTACGGCGGTTGGCGGGTGCTCGGTGGGCAGACCGAGATCGGCGTGCTCGCCGCGTTCCTGCTCTACCTGCGCCGCTTCTTCGAGCCGATGCAGGAGCTGAGCCAGTTCTACAACTCGCTCCAATCGGCCACCGCCGCCCTGGAGAAGCTGGCCGGGGTGCTCGACGAACGACCGGCCGTCGCCGAGCCGGCGCGACCCACACCGTTGCCGACCGGGCCCGGGTGCGGCGAGGTGACCTTCCGGGCGGTCTCCTTCGGCTACCGGGCGGACACCCCGATCCTCGGCGGGCTGGAGCTGACCGTGCCGGCCGGGCAGACCGTGGCGCTGATCGGACCGACCGGCGCGGGCAAGTCGACGATCGCCAAGCTGGTCGCCCGGTTCCACGACCCGGACACCGGCACGGTCCGGCTCGACGGGGTGGACCTGCGCGATGTGAGCGACGCCGACCTGCGCCGGGCGGTGGTGCTGGTGACGCAGGAGAACCACCTCTTCAGCGGGACCGTCGCGGAGAACATCCGCTTCGGCCGTCCCGGCGCCGACGACGCCGAGGTCCAGGCCGCCGCCCGGGCGATCGGCGCGCACGACTTCATCGCCGCCCTCCCCGAGGGGTACGCCACCCAGGTGCACCGACGCGGCGGTCGGCTCTCCGCCGGGCAGCGGCAGCTCGTCGCGTTCGCCCGGGCTTTCCTCGCCGACCCGACGGTGCTCATCCTGGACGAGGCGACGTCGTCCCTGGACGTACCGACCGAGCGGTTGGTCCAGCAGGCACTCGGGACCATCCTGCGCGACCGCACCGCCCTGGTGATCGCGCACCGACTCTCCACGGTGGAGACCGCCGACCGGGTGCTCGTCCTCGACGACGGCACCGTCGTCGAGGACGGCCCACCCGACGTGCTGGCCGAGGCCGACGGCCGGTACGCGGCCCTGCACCGACAGTGGCGTGACTCGCTGATCTGA
- a CDS encoding methylated-DNA--[protein]-cysteine S-methyltransferase — translation MSIDSTVLTTPTGPLSILAGPDGDVRAAGFTADPATLLPLVHPTLRAPLRQRADLGPVSVAVRSYLDGDLAAIDAVPVRQVTGGEFMAHAWQVLRAVPPGTPVTYTGYAALAGRPPAVRAAAAACARNAAALFVPCHRVLRTDGSLGGYRWGLDVKRWLLGHERRLTAS, via the coding sequence ATGAGCATCGACAGCACCGTCCTGACCACACCGACCGGCCCGTTGAGCATCCTCGCCGGCCCGGACGGCGACGTGCGGGCCGCCGGCTTCACAGCGGACCCGGCGACGCTGCTGCCCCTGGTCCACCCGACCCTGCGAGCGCCGCTACGACAGCGCGCCGACCTCGGCCCGGTGAGCGTCGCCGTGCGGTCCTACCTGGATGGTGACCTCGCCGCGATCGACGCGGTGCCGGTCCGTCAGGTCACCGGCGGCGAGTTCATGGCGCACGCCTGGCAGGTGCTGCGTGCGGTCCCGCCGGGCACTCCGGTCACCTACACCGGGTACGCGGCGCTGGCCGGTCGACCACCGGCGGTGCGAGCCGCCGCGGCGGCCTGCGCGCGCAACGCGGCGGCGCTGTTCGTGCCCTGCCACCGGGTGCTCCGCACCGACGGTTCGCTCGGCGGCTACCGCTGGGGGCTGGACGTGAAGAGGTGGCTCCTCGGCCACGAACGGCGCTTGACAGCAAGCTGA
- a CDS encoding FAD-dependent oxidoreductase produces MTTAMARVPDSLRGQIVTPGDRRYAQLRSTYTTSASPAAVLLPKTTAQVVDALRYAREQRLPIAVRSGGHGFSGASSNNGGVVIDLSMLNQVRVLDERAGLVRVEAGARWANVAKALAPYGLVISSGDHGGVGVGGLATGGGVGWLVRAHGLTVDRVRAVEVVLADGTLVRADADHEPELFWLVRGAGAGAGIVVAFEIEAVEQRSVGVAQLVVEARPDGGTVREWTSYLAQAPRELSAAAVVYAEGRSALMSITAVVAAESLRRARPAVEPLLAIGRVLEHRTDLLPYPALVPTAHLHPNVGQQRGTTTNGLFRDLDDAGARAVMRAVTGPGRAVVQLRSLGGAVNDVPSDATAYPHRHQDTMVVASVFPPQGAGALDAAWRAIGARADGAYVNFESRPGPAAFARIYPGEAGARVRRLWKRYDPDGVFRPTLLTGQPQRATRSARSAQPTGSGRSAQPTGSGQPHRRRRRPR; encoded by the coding sequence ATGACCACCGCCATGGCCCGGGTGCCCGACTCGCTGCGGGGGCAGATCGTCACACCCGGCGACCGCCGGTACGCGCAGCTGCGCTCGACGTACACCACCTCGGCGTCGCCGGCCGCCGTCCTGCTGCCGAAGACCACCGCGCAGGTGGTCGACGCCCTGCGCTACGCGCGGGAGCAGCGGCTGCCCATCGCCGTACGCAGCGGCGGGCACGGCTTCTCCGGCGCCTCCTCCAACAACGGCGGCGTGGTCATCGACCTGTCCATGCTCAACCAGGTGCGGGTGCTGGACGAGCGGGCCGGACTGGTGCGGGTCGAGGCCGGTGCCCGCTGGGCGAACGTGGCGAAGGCGCTGGCCCCGTACGGCCTGGTGATCAGCTCGGGCGACCACGGCGGTGTCGGTGTCGGCGGTCTGGCCACCGGCGGTGGTGTCGGCTGGTTGGTCCGCGCCCACGGCCTCACCGTCGACCGCGTCCGCGCGGTCGAGGTGGTCCTCGCCGACGGGACGCTGGTACGCGCCGACGCCGACCACGAACCGGAGCTGTTCTGGCTGGTCCGGGGCGCGGGAGCGGGAGCCGGGATCGTGGTGGCCTTCGAGATCGAGGCCGTCGAGCAGCGCAGTGTCGGCGTGGCGCAACTGGTCGTCGAGGCGCGCCCGGACGGGGGCACCGTGCGGGAGTGGACGAGCTACCTCGCGCAGGCTCCACGGGAGCTGTCCGCAGCCGCCGTGGTGTACGCCGAGGGCCGCTCGGCCCTCATGTCCATCACCGCCGTGGTGGCCGCCGAGAGCCTGCGTCGGGCCCGACCCGCGGTGGAGCCGCTGCTCGCCATCGGCCGGGTGCTCGAACACCGTACCGACCTGCTGCCCTACCCGGCCCTGGTGCCGACGGCACACCTGCACCCGAACGTCGGGCAGCAGCGCGGCACGACGACCAACGGTCTGTTCCGCGACCTGGACGACGCGGGGGCGCGGGCCGTGATGCGAGCGGTGACCGGGCCGGGGCGGGCGGTGGTGCAACTCCGCTCGCTGGGCGGGGCGGTCAACGACGTCCCCTCCGACGCGACCGCGTACCCCCATCGCCACCAGGACACGATGGTGGTCGCCTCGGTGTTCCCCCCGCAGGGCGCCGGGGCGTTGGACGCCGCCTGGCGGGCGATCGGCGCCCGCGCCGACGGGGCGTACGTCAACTTCGAGAGCCGACCCGGCCCGGCCGCGTTCGCCCGGATCTACCCGGGCGAGGCCGGGGCCCGGGTGCGGCGGCTGTGGAAGCGGTACGACCCGGACGGCGTGTTCCGCCCGACCCTGCTGACCGGCCAGCCGCAACGCGCCACCCGGTCGGCCCGGTCCGCCCAGCCGACCGGGTCCGGCCGGTCGGCCCAGCCCACCGGGTCCGGCCAGCCGCATCGCCGCCGTCGACGCCCCCGTTGA
- a CDS encoding peptidase E, translating to MPASEPTIIATSMGFFRGDRGPYDMRPGPVFDLAAELAQAGPQPRVCYLGQAVGDQPTSLTAVYGAFADTRFRLSHLALFPMPNVEDIRAHLLAQDVIWVGGGSVANLVAVWRVHGLDEILHECWQAGVVLAGVSAGSICWHVGGATDSFGPRLRGFTQGLGWLPYGNGVHYDSEGQRRPLMHELVGDETLPTSHCTDDGVGLVYRGTRLVEAIADREGVSAYEVSRGADGSVREAVIAPRLLG from the coding sequence ATGCCCGCCAGCGAGCCGACCATCATCGCCACCAGCATGGGCTTCTTCCGGGGTGACCGGGGCCCCTACGACATGCGCCCCGGCCCGGTCTTCGACCTGGCGGCCGAGCTGGCCCAGGCGGGTCCGCAACCGCGGGTGTGCTACCTCGGGCAGGCCGTCGGCGACCAGCCCACCTCGCTGACCGCTGTCTACGGCGCGTTCGCCGACACCCGGTTCCGGCTGTCGCACCTCGCCCTGTTCCCCATGCCGAACGTCGAGGACATCCGCGCCCACCTGCTCGCCCAGGACGTGATCTGGGTCGGCGGCGGCAGCGTGGCGAACCTGGTCGCCGTCTGGCGCGTGCACGGGCTCGACGAGATCCTGCACGAGTGCTGGCAGGCCGGCGTGGTGCTCGCCGGTGTCTCCGCCGGCTCGATCTGCTGGCACGTCGGCGGTGCCACCGACAGCTTCGGCCCCCGGCTGCGCGGCTTCACCCAGGGCCTGGGCTGGCTGCCGTACGGCAACGGGGTGCACTACGACAGCGAGGGCCAACGCCGCCCACTCATGCACGAGCTGGTCGGTGACGAGACGCTGCCGACCAGCCACTGCACCGACGACGGGGTCGGCCTGGTCTACCGGGGCACCCGCCTGGTCGAGGCGATCGCGGACCGCGAGGGTGTCTCGGCGTACGAGGTCAGCCGCGGTGCGGACGGCAGCGTCCGGGAGGCGGTCATCGCCCCCCGCCTGCTCGGCTGA